The nucleotide window tggtaAGCCAAAAGATATACTTGGTCAGTAACTTACGGTTAGCAAGTATTTCTAAACCAGTTCGCTATTAATGTCATAGGTACTGAGCTTCTCTAAATTAATTTGTTTGGCAAATTCATTATTTGAGCGGCAGTAAGCGATCCACCATTAATCAAATTTTGTTGAGCAATCAGGGGGTAAACggattatttaattttggaTTACAATTTAACTGATCCGCACCGCATAAATTGGTTACCTGAATAATCATTTGATCAGCAAATGtctaaccaacctaacctatcccCTTTGCGGATCAgctgattttttaaataaaaaaatattggctaTCATTTGATTACCTACGTCTCTTTCATTTTGTCCTTCAAAAAACTTATGCCCACTAACTTtgttttctagtagcagttggtttctgtgaaggtcgcagttctagtctaacccactttactagtagcagttggttggTTGGACCATTCCTTTAATATGTATACGTCTCAATTAAACTGCTTAGAGACATGTTTTTCTACCAaccaatttttaaatcttgcggACCATAtaatagctagtttgttagtgcacgacaccttgcactttgtgactatgcgctgaaacttggcacagttgattcttagctggtcatgagcagatacagaccgggagacctcgagagccacgtctcatttagtgggggggagggggggaagttcgacgccgccgcgcttcacttggagcaacatttctctaaaactgtacctattagggcatgtgatatatcattttcggttaaattaaggatgaggaatttttttttggaaccaaaacaatgcactttctaacaaaaaaaaaacataaagtagaaaagacaaaaaaacgtatcttggattttttcataattaccaattttttttttaagtgtagtaggaatctgaaaacaaaaaatatagttgtaaagctacacttattacgtttaaaaaaatatatagtttattatacaaaactgttgataaatgggagataaaaaataatattaagcgtgggccagagtgatctcaatacaaaatattatgaatgtgggaaagttacttataatttgttctacaatcgtttattttttagtttttcgtaaataactcgtaaacggtagcccacagtaaaaaaatatctgttacgtaaataatttgtttcagatttcttataaaataagtgctcctttttttcgctaaggtcaatattaaaaaaaatattgaagggagaaaataaatactaaggtcctcttttttagtcattcgtaaataactcgtaaaggatgtccaatagcaaaaaatattttaacacaagaataattagcataaaatttcctacaaaaaaggttattcaaactttttcgctaggatcaatatttaaaaaggggaccttagaatttattttctctctttaatatcgtttttaatattgatcctagcgaaaaagttcgaatgaccttttttgtaggaaattttatgtaaattattcatgtactaaaattttttttgctattggccttcgtttacgagttatttacgaatgactaaaaaaggggacctaagtatttattttctcccttcaatattttttttaatattcatggtaccgaaaaacagtagtacttattttataagaaatctgaaacagattatttacgtaaaagatatttttttgctgtgggctaccatttacgagttatttacgaaaaaacaagaaaaataaacgattgtagaacaaattataagtaactttcccacattcataatattttgtattgagatcactctgacccacgcttaatattattttttatctcccatttatcaacagttttgtatattaaactatatattttcttaaacgtaataagtgtagctttacgactgtattttttgttttcagattcctgctacactttaaaaaaaaattggtaattatgaaaaaatcaaaaatacgttttttagtcttttctactttatgctttttttttgttagaaagtgcattgtttttgttccgaaactagattcctcatccttaatttatccgaaaatgatatattacattccttaataggtatagttttagagaaatgttgctccatgtgaagcgcggcagcatcgaactttccccctcccccctcactaaatgagaggtggctctcgacggctcccgatctgtatctgctcaagaccagctaagaatcaactgtgccaagtttcagcgcatagtctcaaagtgcaaggtccccatacaacggtgtgcagtaacaaagcagctataaTTATTTCGCGGCTCAACTATTTATTAAGCAGATCGATATTCGTTATAATGTTGACCGTTTCTGAATTGTTTACTGAACAAGAGTTGTAGCTCGATTTTTGTTTGTCAGCAAAATTTTTGTATGCTGCCCAAATTATTTaatggcaatttttttttgcagttcAGTTGTTGATCAATGATTATTTAATTACGTCCCATTTTTTTATTGTGGTAAGTTGTTATAATGTTTAATATCGACAAATCATATCGTACAACTTGAATTATATTCAGTTACCAAAGACTGAAAAAAAATCGAGTGTAAAAACGATTCCTATTCATTCTCGTCTCTCAACAACTGAACGGTACTAAAGGAATTAAAAGcccgaactagttcgtttgaccgagagcggagcgctttCTGTAGTCaacgagcaggcacaagcctacaaatccatactaatattataaaggcgaaagtgtgtctgtccgtctgttacctcttcacgcttaagccgctgaaccgatttagttgaaatttggtatagatatagtttgagtcccgggctcccggggaaggacataagatagtttttatgtcggaaatcatccctgaagagagtgcaaaggagggtggaattgaaagagttaatgaattgcctaataattgaagtaagcaatgcgcgaattgaatgattactattagcattatccaggcgctatacctactactttagctgctgtcactaattccacgcagacaaagtcgcgggcaaaagctagtgagTAAATAAAAGGCAACAATCGACATgtatctttacttatattagaCTTTATAAATCCACATTGATATAGAAACACACAAGTAAATCCTAATTTAATTAACTATAGTATCTAATTAAGGTACTCTCAACATAAATCAATATGTTGGCTTAAATTACATAATATCACAATAggaaagaaataaatattttaggatAAAAGAATTCAGATGTCAATTAACACCTTAACCTTCCATGTGTGtggtcacagaataagtaatagcaatagtattatcatacagaacggccacgcaccgccccgccccgactcgcatCACCTCGCCCCGCGACTGGCCGCGACATGAATGCATGCCATAATTGTGAATACCACAattatggcaaccctagccatacatcaaaaatcatttgcgtttatatgtgtgcgcggcacgttctgtacacgcgtcattgtgtatgtgtgggtaAGTCGCTTTACTTGAGCAGGGCTCTGACCAGTAAAAATACGGGACGTGgtacttaaatacggtgacagtcccgtatatacgggacgtatggcaaccctatgtATGGCGTGTCCGCCCTGTGGTGTGGTTGGTGGTCATAAATCATGGGTCCAACGCGGTCGTGCCGTATAGAGCAGAACAGTCCAGATTCTTATCAAACACAGACGAAAAGttgagaaataaaaacaaaataactataATTCATAAAATGTTCACTTTAACTGTTCGTCTTTCAGTTCTGTGTTCATGTGTTGAACCTTAACGCGCAGGTTTTCTCTGCAACTGTTATTCGACGTGATTTTAAtaatcgtgtttttttttttaaataatgtatatGTCAAATTAACAAttacatagtttttttttaattagcctggttaagtgtcccactgctgggcaaaggcctcccctcgcttcctccactcagccctgtcttttgtagtttcccgccaatccggataaaatgcgtccaagtcgtcccgccatctccttttcggtctgcctgcactccggctagcaccatctatggtgttccgtgggtcccactccgtaaccattttggcccacctttcagggtgcatgcagcagacatgtccagcccagtcccacttaagcttagcggtcttgacACCTACATCTACAACTCTAGTTCTGGAGCGCAGTTCCGTGTTTCTGATCAGTCCTGCGAAAACATAGTTACAAATATGCTTTTTTTGTTACACTCTCTATAGGATTTCTATAATTTCAGGAGATGCCTTTTTCCTACCTTTTAGTTTAGTGGTCTTTTCTCGGGTATGTCTCTTAGAATGTTTCTTTAAATTAGCTAATTGCTTGAAATTCTTTTTACATATTTCGCAAAAGAACACATGAGTATGAATTCGTCTATGAGTAATTAAACTGCTGTTGCGCGTAAATTCCTTTTCACATATGTCGCACGAGAATGGTTTCTCCCCAGTGTGAACCCGTTTATGCATACTTAAAGAGGCCTCATCGTAAAACTGCTTGTTACACGAGTCACATGTGTACGGTTTATTACCAGTATGGATTCGCTTATGTGTATTTAAATGAGTTGAAATCTTAAACTTCTTATTACAAACATCGCATGAGTATGGCCTCTCTCCAGTGTGAGTTCGTTTATGTTTACTTAAATCACTCAAATGCGCGAACTTCTTATTACAGTCCTCACAAAAGTACGGCTTATCGCCTGTATGGATACGTTTATGCTTTTCCACATCACTCACTTTCGCGAAAGCTTTTTGGCATATATCGCAACTGTATGGTTTTTCACCTACGTGCCTTCGTTCATGAGCTTTTAAATAACTTGGCATAGTAAACTGTTTCCCACAAGTTTCACACGAATACGGCTTTGTGCTGGCGTGTGTGTGTCTATGTTGGTTCAAACTAGATCTGGTTGCGAATCTGTTTCCGCATATATCGCAGGCGTAGCATTTATCTGCAGTGTGACTGCAAGCTTTCCTTTGAATGTGCTGGATTAGGTAGTGTATTTGTTGGTATGTGTTGCCGCAGGTATCGCAAATGTAGGTCCCGGTTTTATTgtcgtctgtctgtcggtcGCCAGCCGCTCCGGCGCTCGCGACTTCTGATTCATCCGGAGGGCTGGTGGGCGGCGATTCTACTGCCTCTGGGGGTTCGAGCTCCTGTTTGATGACAACTGGTTGGTTTAAACCTGCAACACATTGTTGTTTATACGTAAGACCACTATTTCGTCTAttcagatttttatttttttatgtaactgtgtttttttaatgaaattaaatgcGTTCATTTTGCTTAACATTATGTACGGATAAGATGGTAGAGTCAATAGTATTATGTTCTGATAATGACAATACCTTATACTAGTATAAGGcatgcaaaatattttaaaacctaTTTACATTATATTACAATAACTTACATAATCAATTACAATAACATAAGATAAgaataacaataatttattaatatttacaatGAAAATAGAGCcaagaatataaataataaaatgtcacaataaaaatctaaatttaattatttcttaaTGCTATAAAAATTGTGCTCGCTTAAAATGTAGAAGTGCCCTTGTTAAGTGGgcttatttgctgaataaatgttgaaggtGAAATTTCTACCATTGATGTGGGGCTACACATATCATTACCATCGTGCAAACTGTTTACTgacattttttaagtttttagcaaTGATATAAGGTGCACGAATGGTCAGGTAGAGTGTACTGTTTGTTACTAacaccatagagaaatatagtaagacatgAATGCTCACTGCTCACTGAGCTCACTCAGTGAGCACTCTTTACAATAACACTAAAGAAGactaatattttcatagtcaacatctagcatcgagtagc belongs to Cydia splendana chromosome 26, ilCydSple1.2, whole genome shotgun sequence and includes:
- the LOC134803344 gene encoding zinc finger protein 664-like — translated: MEASSVSTEFVRVKEEPVWEHSADELTGPTEHAVLLPEQIKIEIEFEEQRPVRVKEESSCETKPVEGLAVKLEGTPELSGLNQPVVIKQELEPPEAVESPPTSPPDESEVASAGAAGDRQTDDNKTGTYICDTCGNTYQQIHYLIQHIQRKACSHTADKCYACDICGNRFATRSSLNQHRHTHASTKPYSCETCGKQFTMPSYLKAHERRHVGEKPYSCDICQKAFAKVSDVEKHKRIHTGDKPYFCEDCNKKFAHLSDLSKHKRTHTGERPYSCDVCNKKFKISTHLNTHKRIHTGNKPYTCDSCNKQFYDEASLSMHKRVHTGEKPFSCDICEKEFTRNSSLITHRRIHTHVFFCEICKKNFKQLANLKKHSKRHTREKTTKLKGRKKASPEIIEIL